From one Rhodovulum sp. ES.010 genomic stretch:
- a CDS encoding ribonuclease J, whose amino-acid sequence MSGKERLIYLPLGGAGEIGMNAYVYGYGAPGKERLILVDIGVTFPDMDTTPGVDLIYADIAWLEERRDRLEAIFITHAHEDHVGALGLAWGRLGAPVYARPFTANHAARKMEERGQDPEQVTVVDRWPYRVEAGPFEVAFLPVSHSIPESSSMVIDCPAGRIVHTGDFKLDLTPLVGEPFDRALWAEVAKPGIKVLTCDSTNVFSPHPGRSEATLGPAIRQLVERAPAMVVATTFASNIARVRTLAEAGRDAGRSVCLMGRAMRRMIEAGVESGVLTDFPTTISPEQAADIPRENLMLIVTGSQGERRAASAQLSRGKYMGLDLKEGDLFLFSSKTIPGNERDVLRIVNAFSEMGVDVVDDSADLYHVSGHANRPDLSQIHQLMKPEVVVPMHGEHRHLREHVKLAEENGLPAVLAPNGTMLDLTGKTPKVAEHVEAGRTYLDGKAQIGALDGVVRDRIRMALNGHLTVSVMLDEDDEPLGEPWVDLMGLPETVPGGAALSELLEQALDRFLSRADDKVLTDDDLLEKDLRIIARRTAENEIGKRPEVKVVISRLA is encoded by the coding sequence ATGAGCGGCAAAGAACGACTGATCTACCTTCCCCTCGGCGGCGCCGGGGAAATCGGGATGAATGCCTATGTCTACGGGTATGGCGCGCCGGGGAAGGAGCGGCTGATCCTCGTCGATATCGGCGTGACCTTCCCCGACATGGACACCACGCCCGGCGTCGATCTGATCTATGCCGACATCGCCTGGCTGGAGGAACGCCGCGACCGGCTGGAGGCGATCTTCATCACCCATGCGCACGAGGACCACGTCGGCGCGCTTGGGCTCGCCTGGGGGCGGCTCGGAGCGCCGGTCTATGCCCGGCCCTTCACCGCCAATCACGCCGCGCGCAAGATGGAGGAGCGCGGCCAGGACCCCGAGCAGGTGACGGTGGTCGACCGCTGGCCCTACCGGGTCGAGGCCGGCCCGTTCGAGGTGGCTTTCCTGCCGGTGTCGCACTCGATCCCGGAAAGCTCGTCGATGGTGATCGATTGCCCGGCGGGCCGCATCGTGCATACCGGCGACTTCAAGTTGGACCTTACGCCGCTCGTGGGCGAGCCCTTCGACCGGGCGCTTTGGGCCGAGGTGGCGAAGCCCGGCATCAAGGTGCTGACCTGCGATTCCACCAATGTCTTCTCGCCCCATCCGGGCCGGTCCGAGGCGACTCTGGGTCCGGCGATCCGGCAACTCGTCGAACGGGCGCCCGCCATGGTCGTGGCGACCACCTTCGCCTCGAACATCGCGCGGGTCCGGACGCTGGCCGAGGCGGGCCGCGATGCGGGCCGCTCGGTCTGCTTGATGGGCCGCGCGATGCGGCGGATGATCGAGGCCGGGGTGGAATCGGGCGTTCTGACCGATTTCCCGACCACGATCAGCCCCGAACAGGCCGCCGACATCCCGCGCGAGAACCTGATGCTGATCGTCACCGGCAGCCAGGGCGAACGCCGCGCGGCCTCCGCGCAGCTATCGCGCGGCAAGTACATGGGGCTGGACCTGAAGGAGGGCGATCTGTTCCTGTTCTCGTCCAAGACCATCCCGGGCAACGAGCGTGACGTGCTGCGCATCGTCAACGCGTTTTCCGAAATGGGGGTCGACGTGGTCGATGACAGCGCCGATCTCTACCACGTTTCGGGTCATGCCAACCGGCCCGACCTGTCGCAGATCCACCAGTTGATGAAGCCGGAGGTCGTGGTGCCGATGCATGGCGAGCACCGGCACTTGCGCGAGCATGTCAAGCTGGCCGAGGAAAACGGGCTGCCGGCGGTGTTGGCGCCGAACGGCACGATGCTGGATCTCACGGGAAAGACGCCGAAGGTCGCCGAACATGTCGAGGCCGGGCGGACGTATCTCGACGGTAAGGCGCAGATCGGCGCGCTGGACGGCGTGGTGCGCGACCGCATCCGCATGGCGCTGAACGGCCACCTGACGGTGTCGGTGATGCTCGACGAGGACGACGAACCGCTGGGCGAGCCCTGGGTAGACCTCATGGGCCTGCCCGAGACCGTGCCGGGGGGGGCGGCGCTGTCCGAGCTGCTGGAACAGGCCCTGGACCGGTTCCTGTCGCGGGCCGACGACAAGGTGCTGACCGACGACGACCTCCTGGAAAAGGACCTGCGCATCATCGCGCGCCGCACCGCCGAGAACGAGATCGGCAAGCGACCCGAGGTCAAGGTGGTGATCAGCCGGTTGGCCTGA
- a CDS encoding DUF2256 domain-containing protein — MRRKADLPTKTCASCGRPFAWRRKWAKDWDSVRFCSVRCRRGRLHGTAPSPASKSPIS, encoded by the coding sequence ATGCGCCGCAAGGCAGATTTGCCGACCAAGACCTGCGCCTCCTGCGGCCGGCCCTTTGCCTGGCGCCGCAAATGGGCGAAGGACTGGGACAGCGTGCGGTTCTGCTCCGTGCGCTGTCGCAGGGGGCGTCTGCATGGGACCGCCCCTTCACCCGCGTCGAAAAGCCCTATATCGTGA
- a CDS encoding type III pantothenate kinase, which translates to MLLCIDCGNTNTVFSIWDGARFLCTLRTATEHTRTADQYFTWFSTLIAHHRIEAEITDVIISSTVPRVVFNLRVFADRYFGARPLVVGKPECLLPRPPRVDAGTNVGPDRLVNAAGAHNRHGGDLIVVDFGTATTFDVVAHDGAYVGGVIAPGVNLSLEALHMSAAALPHVDVTKPQAVIGTNTVACMQSGVFWGYVGLVREICTRIRGEYDAPMRIVGTGGLAPLFAQGDVLFDTVEDDLTMHGLTVIHAYNKANGAA; encoded by the coding sequence ATGCTTCTTTGCATCGATTGCGGCAACACCAACACCGTCTTCTCGATCTGGGATGGTGCGCGGTTTCTCTGCACGCTCCGCACCGCCACCGAGCACACCCGCACCGCCGACCAGTATTTCACCTGGTTCTCGACGCTGATCGCGCATCACCGGATCGAGGCGGAGATCACCGACGTCATCATCTCCTCCACCGTGCCGCGTGTGGTCTTCAACCTGCGGGTCTTTGCCGACCGCTATTTCGGCGCGCGCCCCTTGGTCGTGGGCAAGCCCGAATGCCTGTTGCCCCGGCCGCCCAGGGTGGATGCCGGCACCAATGTCGGCCCCGACCGCCTGGTGAACGCCGCCGGCGCCCACAACCGCCACGGCGGTGACCTCATCGTGGTGGATTTCGGCACCGCGACCACCTTCGACGTGGTGGCCCATGACGGGGCGTATGTCGGCGGCGTGATCGCGCCGGGGGTGAACCTGTCGCTGGAGGCGCTGCACATGTCTGCCGCGGCGCTTCCGCATGTGGATGTGACCAAACCCCAGGCGGTGATCGGCACCAACACGGTGGCCTGCATGCAGTCGGGCGTGTTCTGGGGCTATGTCGGGCTGGTGCGCGAGATCTGCACCCGCATCCGCGGCGAATACGACGCGCCGATGCGGATCGTCGGTACCGGGGGCCTCGCGCCGCTTTTCGCGCAGGGCGACGTGCTGTTCGACACCGTCGAGGACGACCTTACCATGCACGGTCTGACCGTGATTCACGCCTACAACAAAGCGAACGGGGCAGCATGA
- a CDS encoding NADH-quinone oxidoreductase subunit M, which produces MDNLLSIITFTPLIAALILGLFLRGEDEAAQKNAKWLALIATTATFLISLFVLFGFDPSNPGFQFVEERDWLLGLKYKMGVDGISILFVMLTTFLMPLTIGACWTVTHRVKEYMIAFLLLETLMIGVFTALDLVLFYLFFEGGLIPMFLIIGIWGGKERIYATFKFFLYTFLGSVLMLVAMVAMYVDAGTTDIPTLLKHQFSAGDIVIGGKTIVGGMQTFLWLAFFASFAVKMPMWPVHTWLPDAHVQAPTAGSVVLAAILLKMGGYGFLRFSLPMFPVASDIWAPLVFWLSAIAIVYTSLVALAQNDMKKLIAYSSVAHMGFVTMGIFAANQQGVDGAIFQMISHGFISGALFLCVGVIYDRMHTREIDAYGGLVNRMPVYAFVFMLFTLANVGLPGTSGFVGEFLTLAGVFQVNTWVAAVACTGVILSAGYALWLYRRVVFGDLIKESLRAIKDMNLRERAIFAPLVAMTLLLGVYPALVTDIIGPSVEALLSNYQTALIEAEAATRLAQN; this is translated from the coding sequence ATGGACAACCTCCTTTCCATCATCACCTTCACACCGCTGATCGCGGCCCTGATCTTGGGGCTGTTCCTGCGGGGCGAGGACGAGGCGGCACAGAAGAACGCCAAGTGGCTGGCGCTGATCGCCACCACCGCGACCTTCCTGATCTCGCTCTTCGTGCTCTTCGGCTTCGATCCGTCGAACCCCGGCTTCCAGTTCGTCGAGGAACGCGACTGGCTTCTGGGCCTGAAATACAAGATGGGCGTGGATGGCATCTCGATCCTGTTCGTGATGCTGACGACCTTCCTGATGCCGCTGACCATCGGCGCGTGCTGGACCGTAACCCATCGCGTCAAGGAATACATGATCGCGTTCCTGCTCTTGGAAACGCTGATGATCGGCGTTTTCACCGCGCTCGACCTCGTGCTGTTTTACCTGTTCTTCGAGGGCGGCCTGATCCCGATGTTCCTCATCATCGGCATCTGGGGCGGCAAGGAACGCATCTACGCCACTTTCAAGTTCTTTCTCTACACCTTCCTAGGCTCGGTGCTGATGCTGGTGGCCATGGTGGCGATGTATGTCGACGCGGGCACCACCGACATCCCGACGCTCCTGAAGCATCAGTTCAGCGCGGGCGATATCGTGATCGGCGGCAAGACCATCGTCGGTGGCATGCAGACCTTCCTGTGGCTGGCCTTCTTCGCGAGTTTCGCGGTCAAGATGCCGATGTGGCCGGTGCATACCTGGCTGCCCGATGCGCACGTCCAAGCGCCCACCGCCGGGTCCGTGGTGCTGGCCGCGATCCTGCTGAAGATGGGCGGCTACGGCTTTTTGCGCTTTTCCCTGCCGATGTTCCCGGTAGCCTCGGATATCTGGGCGCCGCTGGTGTTCTGGCTGTCGGCCATTGCCATCGTCTACACCTCGCTGGTGGCGCTCGCCCAGAACGACATGAAGAAGCTGATCGCCTATTCCTCGGTCGCGCACATGGGGTTCGTGACCATGGGCATCTTCGCCGCGAACCAGCAGGGCGTCGATGGCGCGATCTTCCAGATGATTTCCCATGGCTTTATCTCGGGTGCGCTGTTTCTCTGTGTCGGCGTGATCTACGACCGGATGCACACCCGCGAGATCGACGCCTATGGCGGCCTCGTCAACCGGATGCCGGTCTATGCCTTCGTGTTCATGCTGTTCACGCTGGCGAATGTCGGCCTGCCGGGCACATCGGGCTTCGTCGGCGAGTTCTTGACGCTGGCGGGCGTGTTCCAGGTCAACACGTGGGTCGCTGCGGTAGCCTGCACCGGGGTGATCCTGTCGGCGGGCTATGCGCTGTGGCTCTACCGCCGGGTGGTGTTCGGCGACCTGATCAAGGAGAGCTTGCGCGCCATCAAGGACATGAACCTGCGGGAACGCGCGATCTTCGCGCCGCTGGTGGCGATGACGCTGCTGCTGGGTGTCTATCCCGCGCTGGTGACCGACATCATCGGGCCCTCGGTCGAGGCGCTGCTGTCGAACTACCAGACCGCGCTGATCGAGGCCGAGGCCGCGACGCGGCTCGCGCAGAACTGA
- a CDS encoding BLUF domain-containing protein, whose product MELHFVLYRSAARKPLDEKTVVDILAQSVRNNPKEGLTGFLHVDRGCFLQYLEGPSGPLTRMVARIQRDRRHKGFMILARGTIDERFFPDWEMGQISDENLPSDGILADRSWLQPRPDIDPLPLIRAFAAHAGQRDNLEIGEID is encoded by the coding sequence ATGGAACTTCATTTCGTTTTGTATCGCAGTGCCGCCCGCAAGCCACTCGACGAGAAGACGGTGGTCGACATCCTCGCGCAGAGTGTGCGCAACAATCCCAAGGAGGGATTGACCGGCTTCCTGCACGTCGATCGGGGCTGTTTCCTGCAATACCTCGAAGGGCCGAGCGGTCCCCTGACGCGCATGGTCGCCCGCATTCAAAGGGACCGGCGGCACAAGGGGTTCATGATTCTGGCTCGGGGCACGATCGACGAGCGGTTCTTCCCGGATTGGGAAATGGGCCAGATTTCCGACGAGAACCTGCCGAGCGACGGTATCCTTGCCGACCGATCCTGGCTGCAACCACGCCCCGATATCGACCCCTTGCCGCTGATCCGCGCCTTCGCGGCCCATGCCGGTCAAAGGGACAATCTCGAGATCGGGGAAATCGACTAG
- the kynU gene encoding kynureninase gives MIDFTATRALFHIPKGVIYLDGNSLGPLPKAAEARIAKTVRDEWGQMLIGGWNDASWMAQPARLGNRLGCLIGAEPGCVTVGDTLSLKVYQALAAALEMRPDRRVILSDTGNFPTDLYMAEGLIDTLGRGHQLVTAPPEEVETHLGPDVAVLMLTEVDYRTGRRHDMARLTRAAHEAGALTLWDLAHSAGALPVDLAGAGADFAAGCTYKYLNAGPGAPAFLYVAPRHAATARPALSGWLGHAAPFAFEQSYRPGEGIARMRVGTPPVLQMAALEAALDIWEGVDMAALRARSVALSERFIAEVEARCPDLNLVSPRAPSLRGSQVSFRFAEGYAAMQALIARGVIGDFRAPDIMRFGIAPLYIGEAEIVRAAEILGEVMENRLWDAPAYRVRAAVT, from the coding sequence ATGATCGACTTCACCGCCACCCGCGCGCTGTTTCATATCCCCAAGGGCGTGATCTATCTCGACGGGAATTCCCTGGGCCCCCTGCCGAAGGCCGCCGAGGCGCGCATCGCCAAAACGGTGCGCGACGAATGGGGCCAGATGCTGATCGGCGGGTGGAACGACGCGAGCTGGATGGCCCAACCAGCTCGTCTTGGCAACCGGCTCGGCTGCCTGATCGGGGCAGAACCGGGCTGCGTGACGGTGGGGGACACGCTGTCGCTCAAGGTCTACCAGGCGCTCGCCGCCGCGCTGGAGATGCGCCCCGACAGACGGGTCATTCTCAGCGATACCGGCAACTTCCCGACCGATCTTTACATGGCCGAAGGGCTGATCGATACGCTGGGCCGCGGTCATCAGCTGGTCACCGCTCCCCCCGAGGAGGTCGAAACGCATCTTGGCCCCGATGTCGCCGTGCTGATGCTGACCGAGGTGGATTACCGCACCGGGCGGCGCCACGACATGGCGCGCCTGACGCGCGCCGCGCATGAGGCGGGTGCGCTGACGCTTTGGGATCTGGCGCATTCGGCAGGCGCCCTGCCCGTGGACTTGGCCGGTGCGGGGGCCGATTTCGCGGCCGGCTGCACCTACAAGTATCTCAACGCCGGCCCAGGTGCACCCGCTTTCCTCTATGTCGCGCCCCGCCACGCCGCGACCGCCCGCCCCGCCCTCTCGGGGTGGCTCGGCCATGCGGCACCCTTCGCCTTCGAGCAAAGCTATCGTCCGGGCGAGGGCATCGCGCGGATGCGCGTGGGCACGCCGCCGGTGTTGCAGATGGCCGCGCTGGAGGCTGCACTCGACATCTGGGAGGGGGTCGACATGGCGGCCCTGCGCGCACGGTCCGTCGCCCTGTCCGAGCGCTTCATCGCCGAGGTGGAGGCGCGCTGCCCCGACCTGAACCTCGTGTCGCCCCGCGCCCCCAGCCTTCGCGGGAGCCAGGTGTCGTTCCGCTTTGCCGAGGGCTATGCCGCGATGCAGGCGCTGATCGCGCGCGGCGTGATCGGCGATTTCCGCGCGCCCGACATCATGCGCTTCGGCATCGCGCCGCTTTACATCGGCGAGGCCGAAATCGTGCGGGCCGCGGAAATCCTCGGCGAGGTGATGGAGAACCGGCTTTGGGACGCGCCCGCTTACCGCGTCCGCGCGGCGGTCACCTGA
- a CDS encoding biotin--[acetyl-CoA-carboxylase] ligase, which translates to MSIEAAAGQGGWHWPAGHDLILLDETDSTMAEARRRGPLARPTWIAARRQTAAVGRRGRTWAAPEGNLSATLVMDPGCGPAQAALYSFVASYALYATLTAYVLNRDAVTLKWPNDVLLKGGKLAGILLEADGAGGPVARLAIGIGVNLNTAPTHVALEPGAPRPATLAEVTGEPVDPLEFLAFLAEHLAHQGAFFRAHGFGPLRAAWLERAARRGRTITARTSNEQIAGTFVTVDEDGQLVLETSDGPRAIAAADVFF; encoded by the coding sequence TTGTCAATTGAGGCGGCGGCCGGGCAGGGCGGCTGGCACTGGCCGGCCGGCCACGACCTGATCTTGCTCGACGAGACCGACAGCACAATGGCCGAGGCGCGCCGCCGCGGGCCGCTGGCGCGCCCGACCTGGATCGCCGCGCGCCGCCAGACCGCCGCCGTGGGGCGCCGCGGCCGGACGTGGGCTGCGCCCGAGGGAAACCTGTCGGCGACGTTGGTGATGGACCCGGGCTGCGGGCCGGCGCAGGCGGCGCTCTATTCCTTCGTGGCGTCCTACGCGCTGTATGCGACGCTTACGGCCTACGTCCTAAATCGCGACGCTGTCACGCTGAAATGGCCGAACGATGTGCTGCTGAAAGGGGGCAAGCTCGCCGGCATCCTGCTTGAAGCGGACGGGGCCGGCGGGCCCGTCGCGCGGCTGGCCATCGGGATCGGGGTGAACCTCAACACCGCGCCCACGCATGTCGCGCTGGAGCCCGGCGCGCCGCGGCCTGCGACCCTGGCGGAGGTCACCGGCGAACCCGTCGACCCGTTGGAATTCCTCGCCTTCCTCGCCGAACACCTGGCCCACCAGGGCGCGTTCTTCCGCGCACATGGCTTCGGCCCGTTGCGTGCCGCCTGGCTGGAGCGTGCGGCGCGGCGGGGCCGCACGATCACCGCGCGCACCAGCAATGAACAGATCGCCGGCACCTTCGTCACGGTGGACGAGGACGGTCAGCTTGTCCTAGAGACTTCGGATGGGCCGCGCGCCATTGCCGCGGCCGATGTCTTCTTCTGA
- the nuoN gene encoding NADH-quinone oxidoreductase subunit NuoN, with amino-acid sequence MITTDLTVVLPELALAVYAMLALLVGVYTVKDRAAPLLVWVTAGLFFALAAWTGVTAGEARAAFGGAIVDDGFARFAKVIILVSAGAVLLMSVEHMQRSRSLLFEFPILVTLAVIGMMLMVSAHDLMTLYMGLELQSLALYVVASLRRDSLRSTEAGLKYFILGALSSGLLLYGASLTYGYAGTTLFSGILSTLNEGDMPIGLLIGLVFMITGLAFKVSAVPFHMWTPDVYEGAPTPVTAFFSAAPKMAAMGLFARILHDAFGAVPGDWGQVVAVLSLLSMALGAVAAIGQRNIKRLMAYSSIAHMGYALMGLAAGTALGVQAMLIYMAIYVTMSVGTFAFILSMQKDGQPVTDIRSLNMLSATEPLKALAMLVLLFSLAGVPPLVGFFGKFYVVRAAVDAGLIWLAVAGVIASVVGAFYYLRIVFYMYFGEEGDPRLDSRMPPVLWGVLMISAFAMVAGVVNLFGVEGLALSAAETLVN; translated from the coding sequence ATGATCACGACCGACCTGACCGTCGTCCTGCCGGAACTCGCCCTTGCGGTCTACGCGATGCTTGCGCTGCTCGTCGGCGTTTACACGGTGAAGGACCGCGCCGCCCCTTTGCTGGTCTGGGTAACCGCAGGCCTGTTCTTCGCGCTGGCCGCTTGGACAGGGGTAACCGCAGGCGAGGCGCGCGCTGCCTTTGGCGGCGCCATCGTGGACGATGGTTTTGCCCGCTTCGCCAAGGTGATCATTCTTGTCTCTGCCGGGGCCGTGCTTCTGATGAGCGTCGAGCACATGCAGCGGTCGCGCTCCCTGCTGTTCGAATTCCCCATCCTCGTCACGCTGGCGGTGATCGGCATGATGCTGATGGTCTCGGCCCATGACCTGATGACGCTCTACATGGGGCTCGAGCTGCAATCGCTCGCGCTCTACGTGGTCGCGTCGCTGCGGCGTGACAGCCTCCGGTCGACGGAAGCGGGCTTGAAGTATTTCATACTCGGCGCGCTCTCCTCGGGCCTCCTGCTCTATGGCGCCTCGCTGACCTACGGCTATGCGGGCACCACGCTGTTCTCGGGAATCCTGTCCACGCTGAACGAGGGGGACATGCCGATCGGGCTTCTGATCGGGCTGGTCTTCATGATCACCGGTCTGGCGTTCAAGGTCTCGGCGGTGCCGTTCCACATGTGGACGCCCGATGTCTACGAGGGCGCGCCGACGCCGGTCACGGCTTTCTTCTCGGCCGCGCCCAAAATGGCGGCGATGGGCCTGTTCGCGCGAATCCTGCACGACGCGTTCGGCGCGGTGCCAGGCGACTGGGGGCAGGTCGTGGCGGTGCTGTCGCTGCTGTCGATGGCACTGGGGGCGGTGGCCGCCATCGGCCAGCGCAACATCAAGCGGCTGATGGCCTATTCCTCGATCGCGCATATGGGCTACGCGCTGATGGGGCTGGCAGCCGGAACGGCGCTCGGCGTGCAGGCGATGCTGATCTACATGGCGATCTACGTGACCATGAGCGTCGGCACCTTCGCCTTCATCCTCAGCATGCAGAAGGACGGCCAACCGGTCACCGATATCCGCAGCCTCAACATGCTGTCGGCCACCGAACCGCTGAAGGCGCTGGCGATGCTGGTGCTGCTGTTCAGCCTTGCCGGCGTGCCGCCGCTGGTAGGCTTCTTCGGCAAGTTCTACGTGGTCCGGGCCGCGGTCGATGCCGGGCTGATCTGGCTGGCGGTCGCGGGTGTCATCGCCTCGGTGGTGGGCGCTTTCTACTACCTGCGCATCGTCTTCTACATGTATTTCGGCGAGGAAGGCGATCCGCGGCTCGACAGCCGGATGCCGCCGGTGCTTTGGGGCGTGCTGATGATCTCGGCCTTCGCGATGGTGGCGGGGGTCGTCAACCTCTTTGGGGTCGAGGGGCTGGCGCTGAGCGCGGCGGAAACCCTTGTCAATTGA
- a CDS encoding GNAT family N-acetyltransferase translates to MHQGTSGAYGPEERAAWAPSPDPVPGWEQRLLAATTILAEARGRLFGFMTLAPDGHLEFAYVAPSHMGRGVGSALHAAVLDAGRDAGLDMLTTEASLVARPFLARRGWCETGRQSVIRNGVALTNFRMERTVGAGLASQGRPASD, encoded by the coding sequence GTGCATCAGGGAACGTCCGGCGCCTACGGCCCCGAAGAGCGCGCGGCGTGGGCGCCCTCGCCCGACCCCGTGCCGGGCTGGGAGCAGCGCCTGCTCGCCGCCACGACGATCTTGGCCGAGGCGCGCGGCCGGCTCTTCGGCTTCATGACGCTGGCCCCCGACGGTCATCTGGAATTTGCCTACGTCGCCCCCAGCCACATGGGCCGGGGTGTCGGGAGCGCCCTTCACGCCGCGGTACTGGATGCCGGCCGCGATGCCGGACTCGACATGCTGACAACCGAGGCGAGCCTCGTCGCCCGCCCGTTCTTAGCGCGGCGCGGCTGGTGTGAAACCGGACGGCAGAGCGTGATCCGGAACGGCGTGGCGCTGACCAATTTCCGAATGGAACGGACGGTCGGGGCAGGTCTCGCCAGTCAAGGACGCCCCGCCTCGGACTAG
- a CDS encoding gamma-glutamyl-gamma-aminobutyrate hydrolase family protein has product MTRPRVGIIGNQYLINDQYPAHAGGTMNAEAVAEVAGAMPLLIPADPRFVTVPELLDSFDGFLFTGGRPNVHPEEYGEAATEAHGAFDRARDAIALPLIRALVDRGQPFFAICRGFQEVNVAMGGTLHPEIRDLPGRLNHRMLPDGTLEEKFALRHKVTLTEGGVFHRILGATEVMTNTLHGQGIKTPGHRVVIEGLAPDGTPEAIRIEDAPGFALSVQWHPEYKAACDPVSRPLFEAFGRAVAAWAGGERAAVLRTA; this is encoded by the coding sequence ATGACGCGCCCCCGGGTTGGCATCATCGGCAACCAGTACCTGATCAATGACCAGTACCCGGCCCATGCCGGGGGCACGATGAATGCCGAGGCGGTGGCCGAGGTCGCGGGGGCGATGCCGCTGCTGATCCCCGCCGATCCTCGCTTCGTGACGGTGCCGGAACTGCTGGACAGCTTCGACGGCTTCCTGTTCACCGGCGGGCGGCCCAACGTCCACCCCGAGGAATACGGCGAGGCCGCGACCGAGGCGCACGGCGCCTTCGACCGGGCGCGAGACGCTATCGCGCTGCCGCTGATCCGTGCGCTGGTGGATCGCGGTCAGCCCTTCTTCGCGATCTGCCGCGGCTTCCAGGAGGTCAACGTGGCGATGGGTGGCACTCTGCACCCCGAAATCCGCGACCTGCCGGGACGGTTGAACCACCGGATGCTGCCCGACGGCACGCTTGAAGAGAAATTCGCACTTCGCCACAAGGTGACGCTGACCGAGGGCGGTGTGTTCCACCGCATCCTCGGGGCGACCGAGGTGATGACCAACACGCTGCACGGGCAGGGGATCAAGACGCCGGGCCACAGGGTGGTCATCGAGGGCTTGGCTCCCGACGGCACGCCCGAGGCGATCCGCATCGAGGACGCCCCTGGCTTCGCGTTGTCGGTGCAATGGCACCCCGAATACAAGGCCGCCTGCGACCCAGTCTCGCGCCCGCTGTTCGAGGCGTTCGGCCGGGCCGTCGCGGCGTGGGCGGGTGGTGAGCGCGCGGCGGTCTTGCGCACGGCCTGA